DNA from Actinoplanes sp. SE50/110:
CGCCGAGGGCGAGCAGCGGCACGAACACCACGGCGGCGTGCAGCACGAGAGCATGGACGGGTAAGCCGTTGACCTGGTCGAACACTTTTCCTCCTGGGTCCGGGGTGATCGCTAGCTTAGGGATGTCTGACGACGCAAACATCCCCCCAGCAGCATTTACCGCGGAAATCCGTGTTCGGTTCAGTCAGTTACCAGGACATCTGTGACTTCTCTCAGGTTGGGGAAACCGCGCGGCCGTGTTGTCATGGACCAATGTCCACCGGTGAAGAGCTGCTGCGCACGCATGGCCTGCGGGTCACCCGCCCTCGGCTGGCCGTGCTCGAGGTGTTGACCGGCGGCGGCCACCTCGAGGTGGACGACATCGCCAGGCAGGTGCGCACCCGGCTCGACTCGGTCTCCACCCAGGCGGTCTACGACGTGCTGGGCGCTCTGTCCCGGGCCGGCCTGGCCCGGCGGATCGAGCCGGCCGGCAGCCCGGCCCGCTACGAGGCGCGGGCCGGCGACAACCATCACCACATCGTCTGCCGCGGTTGCGGCGCGATCGCCGACGTCGACTGCGCGGTCGGCGAGCGTCCATGCCTGACGCCGAGCGACAACCACGGCTTCAGCCTCGACGAGGCCGAGGTGACGTTCTGGGGTTTGTGCCCGGACTGCCAGGCGCGCCGGCTCGCCGAGACCGCATGATGCCTGGATGAGCCGATCGCGTGATGCCCGGGTACCCGGTGACCGTGATGACCGGACACCCGGCGATATGGGACTTTTCGGACCTGATTCGGTCACCTGGAAACTGCATCGGGAGCCGATCCTGATGCTGGGCGGGCTGCGCTCGCTCTACATGCAGGCGCTGCACCCGCGCGCGGTGGCCGGCGTCGCCCAGAACTCCGGCTACCGCACGGACATGTGGGGCCGCCTGATCCGCACGTCCGGTTACGTCGCCACGGTGATCTACGGCAGCACGGCCGAGGTGACCGAGGCGAGCGCCCGGCTGCGACGGTTGCATGCCGGGATGCGCGGGGTCGACCCGCGTACCGGCGAGTCGTTCCGGATCGATGATCCGGATCTGTTGCGCTGGGTGCACGTGGCCGAGGTCGAGTCGTTCCTGACCACCGCGCTGCGGGCCGGGGTGCGGCTCACCCCGGACGAGATCGACGCGTACTACACCGAGCAGTTGCGGGCCGCCGCGCTGGTCGGCCTGGACCCGGCGACCGTGCCGGGCACCGCCGCCGAGGTCGCCGACTTCTATGCGGCGATC
Protein-coding regions in this window:
- a CDS encoding oxygenase MpaB family protein, whose amino-acid sequence is MGLFGPDSVTWKLHREPILMLGGLRSLYMQALHPRAVAGVAQNSGYRTDMWGRLIRTSGYVATVIYGSTAEVTEASARLRRLHAGMRGVDPRTGESFRIDDPDLLRWVHVAEVESFLTTALRAGVRLTPDEIDAYYTEQLRAAALVGLDPATVPGTAAEVADFYAAIRPELGLTRDGAEAAMLLTVPPIPDSWGNRAVRLGLTLGPTRWAYLSLASTAIGLLPPWARRLYGAPGWPVTDLAAGLSARGLRTLLAGVLAVLPDEYRISPAQRAALQRVG
- a CDS encoding Fur family transcriptional regulator, whose amino-acid sequence is MSTGEELLRTHGLRVTRPRLAVLEVLTGGGHLEVDDIARQVRTRLDSVSTQAVYDVLGALSRAGLARRIEPAGSPARYEARAGDNHHHIVCRGCGAIADVDCAVGERPCLTPSDNHGFSLDEAEVTFWGLCPDCQARRLAETA